The following coding sequences are from one Leptolyngbya sp. NIES-3755 window:
- a CDS encoding two component transcriptional regulator, LuxR family protein (similar to AA sequence:cyanobase_aa:LBDG_18470) — protein MPEQLLLVDDEPGLREAVQAYLEDSGYTVHTATNGREGWEALQRIQPDLVITDVMMPQVNGYEFLKQLRDDVRFKTLPVIFLTARGMKSDRIQGYDAGCDAYLPKPFDPDELVAIVTRLLRQRADIKATSTDDNVNLADLSRQIAAIQAELKGRGAIIQTPAPMKLDFTPREQSVLDLVVDGLMNKEIARRLDTSVRNVEKYVSRLFSKTGTNSRTELVRFALEHGLTTPNQQRQTGS, from the coding sequence ATGCCGGAGCAACTCCTATTAGTCGATGATGAACCTGGACTCCGGGAAGCAGTACAAGCCTATCTCGAAGACAGCGGTTACACCGTACACACTGCCACCAATGGGCGCGAAGGCTGGGAAGCATTACAGCGAATTCAACCGGATCTCGTCATCACCGACGTGATGATGCCTCAAGTGAACGGCTACGAATTCCTCAAACAACTTCGAGATGATGTGCGGTTCAAAACCTTGCCTGTAATTTTCTTAACCGCACGTGGAATGAAAAGCGATCGGATTCAAGGTTACGATGCGGGCTGTGATGCGTACTTACCAAAACCGTTTGATCCCGATGAATTGGTTGCGATCGTCACTCGTTTACTTAGACAACGCGCAGATATCAAAGCCACCAGCACCGACGACAATGTAAATCTGGCAGATCTTTCCCGCCAAATTGCTGCCATTCAAGCCGAACTGAAAGGACGAGGCGCGATCATTCAAACGCCTGCCCCAATGAAGCTTGATTTCACCCCTAGAGAGCAGAGTGTTCTAGATCTCGTGGTCGATGGCTTGATGAACAAAGAAATCGCCCGTCGGCTCGATACCAGTGTCCGCAACGTGGAAAAGTACGTCAGTCGTCTCTTCAGCAAAACCGGAACCAACAGCCGTACAGAATTGGTCAGATTTGCGCTCGAACACGGACTTACGACTCCGAACCAGCAGCGTCAAACTGGATCGTAA
- a CDS encoding FAD dependent oxidoreductase (similar to AA sequence:cyanobase_aa:LBDG_28840) — protein sequence MNSYDFILIGAGHNSLVCAAYLLKAGYKVLLLEKNPFPGGAATTEPLMPDVVSGFKFNPCAIDHLFIHLGPVVRELELEKYGLEYLWCDHVVFCPHPDGKYFFAHRSVEKTCEEIARYSPRDAEKYAEFNDFWQRVIGFLTPTFNAPPKSIVDILGNYDVAKIKDVLSLVGSADETLDFVRSMFTSSMDIIDEYFDSEFLKAPLARLSAELSTPPSQKNMSVGSIMMAMRHNPGMARPKGGTGALTDALVRCVKDLGGEILTEQPVKSILIDDNRAEGVQVANGQEYRAKVGVISSLDAQRLFLHLVDPSDLDKADPKLRDRVARRITNHNEAILKIDCALSEAPRFEHHNHQDEYLIGSVLIADSVNQVELAHTDPNIGRIPLDDPSMYAVVPSMRDPSLAPEGQHVLWIEYFVPYQIAGAEGTGLKGTGWTEELKNQVADRVLDKLADYAPNVKSSILARRIESPPELEERIGVLKGNYYHLDMTFDQMMFFRPLPELANYKTPIDNLYLTGAGTHPGGSISGMPGRNAARVILQQERSLPHALSEAGDSLKSAAQSLFRIAE from the coding sequence ATGAACAGCTATGACTTTATTTTGATTGGTGCGGGACATAATAGCTTGGTGTGTGCAGCTTACTTATTGAAAGCAGGCTACAAAGTTCTACTGCTCGAAAAAAATCCGTTTCCGGGTGGAGCCGCCACCACTGAGCCATTAATGCCCGATGTTGTTTCTGGCTTTAAGTTTAATCCTTGCGCGATCGACCATCTCTTCATTCATCTGGGTCCCGTCGTGCGCGAACTGGAACTGGAAAAATACGGCTTAGAATACCTCTGGTGTGATCACGTGGTGTTCTGTCCGCATCCGGATGGCAAGTACTTTTTCGCGCACCGATCGGTAGAAAAAACCTGTGAAGAAATTGCTCGGTATAGTCCCCGTGATGCTGAGAAATATGCTGAATTTAATGATTTTTGGCAGCGGGTGATTGGATTTTTGACCCCGACTTTTAACGCGCCACCAAAGTCGATCGTTGATATTTTAGGAAACTATGATGTCGCCAAAATCAAAGATGTCCTTTCATTGGTGGGATCAGCCGATGAGACTTTGGATTTTGTGCGATCGATGTTTACCAGTTCAATGGACATCATTGATGAGTACTTCGATTCAGAATTTCTCAAAGCTCCCTTAGCAAGACTTTCCGCCGAACTGAGTACGCCACCTTCGCAGAAGAATATGTCGGTAGGTTCGATTATGATGGCAATGCGTCACAATCCCGGAATGGCACGTCCGAAAGGAGGAACGGGAGCGCTCACCGATGCTTTAGTGCGATGCGTGAAAGATCTGGGGGGCGAGATTCTAACAGAGCAACCCGTTAAAAGCATTCTGATTGATGACAATCGTGCAGAAGGGGTTCAAGTCGCAAATGGTCAGGAATATCGAGCGAAAGTTGGAGTGATTTCGAGCTTGGATGCTCAGCGATTATTCTTGCACTTAGTTGATCCGAGCGATTTGGACAAAGCTGATCCAAAATTGCGCGATCGCGTTGCTAGACGCATTACAAATCACAATGAAGCCATTCTAAAAATTGATTGTGCGTTGTCTGAAGCTCCCAGATTTGAACATCACAATCACCAAGACGAATACTTAATTGGATCAGTGTTAATTGCAGATTCCGTGAATCAAGTTGAACTCGCACATACTGATCCGAACATTGGTCGAATTCCGCTCGATGATCCTTCAATGTATGCAGTGGTTCCGAGTATGCGCGATCCGTCACTAGCTCCAGAAGGTCAGCACGTTCTCTGGATCGAATACTTTGTGCCGTATCAAATCGCGGGTGCTGAAGGAACAGGACTCAAAGGCACAGGTTGGACAGAAGAACTGAAAAATCAAGTTGCCGATCGCGTTCTCGATAAACTAGCGGACTATGCTCCGAATGTAAAATCTTCGATCCTGGCACGTCGAATCGAAAGTCCCCCTGAACTTGAAGAACGCATCGGAGTTCTCAAAGGCAACTACTATCACTTAGACATGACCTTTGATCAAATGATGTTCTTCCGCCCATTACCAGAGCTAGCGAACTATAAAACCCCGATCGACAATCTCTATCTCACGGGAGCCGGAACTCATCCCGGTGGTTCGATCTCTGGAATGCCCGGACGCAATGCAGCGCGAGTGATTTTACAACAAGAGCGATCGCTGCCTCATGCTTTATCTGAGGCGGGCGATAGTCTCAAATCCGCTGCACAGTCCTTGTTCCGAATTGCTGAATAA
- a CDS encoding putative PHP family metal-dependent phosphoesterase (similar to AA sequence:cyanobase_aa:LBDG_18450) → MTAHLASSSTTTPQAAQDAVALRQVFASLTAESCPLTYNFHMHTTHSDGQLHPEALAQQAIDLSLKGFAITDHHQISGYQMAQRYMEAFRDCPEVPHLWTGTEITSRLLETEVHILGFAFDPNHGAIASYLQGSAPQGDRAQAARVISAIQQAGGIAVLAHPARYRRSVDELIPAAAMVGIDGVETFYAYNNPKPWMPSPKETARVTELQATFGLLSSCGTDTHGMSLLQRL, encoded by the coding sequence ATGACTGCTCATCTTGCTTCGAGTTCGACAACGACCCCCCAAGCCGCGCAGGATGCGGTAGCGCTACGACAGGTTTTTGCATCGCTGACGGCTGAAAGTTGCCCGCTCACCTACAATTTCCACATGCACACGACGCATTCGGATGGGCAGCTACACCCCGAAGCGTTAGCCCAACAAGCGATCGATCTTTCACTGAAAGGATTTGCGATTACGGATCACCATCAGATCAGCGGATACCAGATGGCACAGCGCTATATGGAGGCGTTTCGGGATTGCCCTGAAGTCCCCCATTTGTGGACGGGCACTGAAATTACGTCCCGCTTGCTTGAAACTGAGGTACATATTCTTGGATTCGCGTTTGATCCAAATCACGGGGCGATCGCGTCTTATCTCCAAGGGTCTGCGCCTCAAGGCGATCGCGCTCAAGCAGCACGAGTGATCAGTGCGATTCAACAAGCAGGCGGAATTGCGGTGTTGGCACATCCAGCCCGATATCGTCGATCGGTGGATGAATTAATTCCAGCAGCGGCAATGGTGGGAATTGATGGAGTGGAAACGTTTTACGCCTACAACAATCCGAAACCGTGGATGCCGAGTCCGAAAGAGACAGCGCGGGTGACGGAGTTGCAAGCTACGTTTGGATTGCTCAGTTCTTGTGGAACCGATACGCATGGAATGAGCCTGTTACAGCGGCTCTGA
- a CDS encoding hypothetical protein (hypothetical protein N9414_17328;~similar to AA sequence:cyanobase_aa:LBDG_05160) gives MPNLLQTASEAGSFKTLLSAIEKAGISAELENTEGSFTLLAPTDDAFSKLPEEKLNELLEDLPKLRRVLSYHVLDGDVRFEDLTEIFEAPTLEGSIIAVDHEGGIKVNDVPVTKADILADNGVIHAIDGVLMPAILAGS, from the coding sequence ATGCCAAATCTTCTACAAACTGCTTCCGAAGCCGGATCATTTAAAACGTTATTGAGTGCGATCGAGAAAGCAGGCATCTCCGCAGAACTCGAAAACACAGAGGGTTCATTCACGCTGCTGGCTCCCACTGATGACGCATTTTCTAAATTGCCTGAAGAGAAACTAAATGAATTGCTCGAAGACTTACCCAAACTCCGTCGTGTCTTGAGCTATCACGTTCTAGATGGCGATGTCAGATTTGAAGATTTGACCGAGATTTTTGAAGCTCCAACGCTGGAAGGATCAATCATTGCAGTCGATCACGAAGGTGGGATCAAAGTGAATGATGTGCCAGTCACGAAAGCCGACATCTTAGCAGATAATGGCGTGATTCATGCGATCGATGGTGTGCTGATGCCTGCCATTCTCGCAGGAAGCTAA
- a CDS encoding hypothetical protein (conserved hypothetical protein;~similar to AA sequence:cyanobase_aa:LBDG_08470), which produces MKGGSGIRLQPVRAGLGLGSYMSDVGLILILVVLVLGGAIATIGDRLGTRVGKARLSLFNLRPKQTAVVVTILTGTLISASTLGILLLASKTFREMLLNFGRIQSELRDRGRDLEKVSADLQATDAQKAQVEKQLAEARSERAQVEEQLKRINANLQTSIERQRETNAQLRTTEAQRDATRQQLVAVSEQALTLRTGIEQLQAEQQKLIEQRDQVKAQIAERDEEIAERTRVIEQRDREISDRDGVIAKRGAELKALESRQAVLTETLERFERDVRLIRSGDLALYRTQVLSSGVVRVVEPRGARAAVDQLLQYANQSAIQALQLGRNDQLIQIPTAEVESLIREISDGQDYLVRVQARANYVKGENRGVSVYMTVVPNRIVFLAGDTIATQTIDPSKLSPQDFQKSIQDLFAASNSRARVAGVLNDNIEIEKLLTLGSFIEQLRRFPTPVELRAVASQNTYTSGPLKIELVAVQNGQVILRASG; this is translated from the coding sequence ATGAAAGGCGGGTCTGGAATTCGCCTTCAACCTGTTCGGGCTGGATTGGGTCTTGGGAGTTATATGTCCGATGTCGGGCTGATTCTAATTTTGGTGGTGTTGGTGTTGGGAGGAGCGATCGCGACAATCGGTGATCGTTTGGGGACTCGTGTGGGAAAAGCCCGCCTGAGTTTGTTCAATCTCCGTCCTAAGCAAACCGCTGTCGTGGTTACGATTTTGACTGGCACGTTGATCTCAGCTTCGACGCTGGGGATTTTGCTGCTGGCGAGTAAGACGTTTCGGGAAATGTTACTCAATTTTGGGCGGATTCAATCAGAACTCCGCGATCGAGGACGCGATCTCGAAAAAGTATCCGCTGATTTGCAAGCGACCGATGCTCAAAAAGCGCAGGTTGAGAAGCAATTGGCAGAAGCGCGATCGGAACGTGCTCAAGTCGAAGAACAGTTGAAACGAATTAACGCCAATCTGCAAACTTCGATCGAGCGTCAACGAGAGACGAATGCTCAACTCCGAACCACAGAAGCGCAACGAGATGCGACTCGTCAACAATTGGTCGCGGTCTCTGAGCAAGCTTTAACGTTACGAACCGGAATCGAGCAACTGCAAGCCGAACAGCAAAAATTAATCGAGCAGCGGGATCAAGTCAAAGCTCAAATTGCCGAGCGAGATGAAGAAATTGCCGAACGCACGAGAGTGATTGAACAGCGCGATCGAGAAATTAGCGATCGGGATGGCGTGATTGCGAAACGCGGTGCAGAGTTAAAAGCATTAGAATCCCGGCAAGCCGTCCTGACTGAAACGCTAGAACGATTTGAGCGAGATGTTCGACTGATCCGGAGCGGCGATTTAGCCCTTTATCGAACTCAAGTCCTCTCTTCGGGTGTTGTCCGAGTCGTGGAGCCTAGAGGCGCAAGAGCCGCAGTCGATCAATTATTGCAATATGCGAATCAGTCCGCGATTCAAGCGCTTCAACTTGGGCGTAATGACCAATTGATCCAAATTCCAACGGCGGAAGTGGAATCTTTAATCCGCGAAATTAGTGACGGTCAGGATTACCTAGTCCGGGTACAAGCTCGTGCAAACTACGTCAAAGGCGAAAATCGAGGAGTATCCGTCTACATGACTGTGGTTCCGAATCGAATTGTATTTCTGGCAGGAGATACGATCGCAACTCAAACGATCGATCCCTCTAAACTGTCGCCACAAGATTTCCAGAAGTCGATTCAAGATCTGTTTGCGGCTTCTAATTCTCGTGCTCGTGTGGCGGGTGTGCTGAATGACAATATCGAAATCGAGAAACTGTTGACCCTTGGATCATTCATTGAGCAGTTGCGCCGTTTTCCAACTCCGGTTGAACTGAGAGCAGTCGCATCACAAAATACTTACACGTCAGGACCGCTCAAAATAGAATTAGTGGCGGTTCAGAATGGTCAAGTGATACTAAGAGCATCGGGTTAA
- a CDS encoding hypothetical protein (similar to AA sequence:cyanobase_aa:LBDG_18500), with amino-acid sequence MPEQQKEEFFYPTAHYRGEFTPENLAFNANLQEFAQRVSLLCGLETSGKIPPGEAYNQIKALWHELKESKKNLLDRIDTEDS; translated from the coding sequence ATGCCAGAGCAACAAAAAGAGGAATTCTTTTACCCGACCGCCCACTACCGAGGTGAGTTTACCCCTGAAAACTTAGCGTTTAATGCGAATCTTCAGGAGTTTGCTCAGCGTGTCTCTTTGCTATGTGGATTAGAGACCTCTGGAAAAATTCCGCCTGGTGAAGCGTACAACCAGATTAAAGCACTGTGGCATGAGTTGAAAGAATCGAAAAAGAACTTACTCGATCGAATCGACACCGAAGACAGCTAA
- a CDS encoding nitrogen-responsive regulatory protein (similar to AA sequence:cyanobase_aa:LBDG_08480): protein MVVTKDRPLATMFRQIGGGAYPPVIETFERGKTIFFPGDPAERVYFLVKGAVKLSRVYEAGEEITVALLRENSVFGVLSLITGQRADRFYHAVAFTPVELLSIPIEQVEKALKENPELSMLMLKGLSSRILQTEMMIETLAHRDMGSRLVSFLLILCRDFGVPSQEGIMIDLKLSHQAIAEAIGSTRVTVTRLLGDLRQDKMISIHKKKITVHNPVTLSQQFT from the coding sequence ATGGTAGTGACCAAGGATAGACCGCTCGCAACAATGTTTCGTCAGATCGGAGGAGGCGCGTATCCTCCCGTTATTGAGACGTTTGAACGCGGTAAAACAATCTTTTTTCCGGGTGATCCAGCCGAACGAGTCTATTTCCTGGTGAAAGGAGCCGTCAAACTCTCACGAGTGTACGAAGCAGGGGAAGAAATCACCGTTGCACTGTTAAGAGAAAATAGCGTATTCGGCGTGTTATCACTGATTACCGGACAACGTGCCGATCGCTTTTATCACGCAGTCGCATTCACCCCAGTCGAATTGCTTTCAATCCCGATCGAACAAGTCGAAAAAGCCCTGAAAGAAAATCCGGAACTTTCAATGTTGATGCTGAAAGGCTTATCGTCGCGGATTCTTCAAACCGAGATGATGATTGAAACCCTGGCGCACCGGGATATGGGATCACGCTTAGTGAGTTTTCTCTTGATTCTCTGTCGCGATTTTGGTGTGCCTTCGCAAGAGGGGATCATGATTGATCTCAAACTGTCGCATCAAGCGATCGCAGAAGCCATTGGATCAACTCGCGTCACCGTGACCCGATTACTCGGTGATTTGCGTCAGGACAAAATGATCTCGATTCATAAGAAAAAAATCACCGTTCACAATCCTGTAACGCTGAGTCAACAATTCACCTAA
- a CDS encoding signal transduction histidine kinase (similar to AA sequence:cyanobase_aa:LBDG_18460), whose protein sequence is MISSTNNGGFAQQVEAIRQRLASIRDRLLAQSTVSSPIPVEIQQELQSAIEVLQTARTVIQQAESSSTIEQLRTSVREKEILLREIHHRIKNNLQVVTSLLDLQVMRTQDENVQALLRSNQSRISSISLVHDRLSQAGNNSTIRLGEYVQSLVPMLVQTYAIESNQITLRTAISGEIELSSNRVVPVGLILNELISNALRHGLVNRGGEIAVLLRVENSQVTLTVSDTGNRFPANFDLNTPQTLGFQIINSLVQQLDASLRVDRTPRTALTIQFDAAGSES, encoded by the coding sequence ATGATTTCTAGTACGAATAATGGCGGGTTTGCCCAGCAGGTGGAAGCGATTCGGCAGCGTCTTGCTTCAATTCGCGATCGCCTCTTGGCTCAGTCTACCGTGAGTTCCCCTATCCCAGTTGAGATTCAGCAAGAGTTACAGTCCGCGATCGAGGTTTTGCAGACGGCACGAACCGTGATTCAGCAGGCAGAATCGAGTTCGACGATCGAGCAGTTACGAACTTCGGTGCGCGAGAAAGAAATTCTTCTGCGTGAGATTCATCACCGGATTAAGAATAATTTGCAGGTGGTGACGAGTTTGCTCGATTTGCAGGTGATGAGAACGCAGGATGAGAACGTTCAAGCCCTGTTACGCAGCAATCAGAGTCGAATTAGTTCGATTTCACTGGTTCACGATCGACTCTCGCAAGCGGGCAATAACAGTACGATTCGCTTAGGTGAATATGTTCAAAGTTTGGTTCCGATGCTGGTACAAACTTATGCGATCGAGTCGAATCAGATCACACTGAGAACGGCGATCAGCGGCGAGATTGAACTGTCCTCTAATCGAGTGGTTCCAGTGGGATTGATTCTGAATGAGTTGATCTCGAATGCGTTGCGGCATGGTCTGGTGAATCGAGGGGGCGAAATCGCAGTCTTGTTACGGGTTGAAAATTCGCAGGTCACTCTGACAGTGAGTGATACCGGAAATCGGTTTCCTGCGAACTTTGACTTGAACACACCGCAAACATTGGGATTTCAGATTATCAATTCCCTCGTACAGCAATTAGATGCAAGTCTGAGAGTCGATCGAACTCCCAGAACTGCCCTTACGATCCAGTTTGACGCTGCTGGTTCGGAGTCGTAA
- a CDS encoding hypothetical protein (similar to AA sequence:cyanobase_aa:Cyan7425_3686), whose amino-acid sequence MPKFEDQLDKIEAIDRAAWRNWLEQNYEIINGIWLIYYKVKSGKPSVQYSEAVKEALCFGWIDSKVKSLDDDRYMQIFTPRKPKSVWSKLNKQYIEELIAEGLMTEAGIRKIETAKLDGSWTSLDAIEALVMPPDLIRALEKNAIAQQNFEMFSNSTKKVILYWIESAKRSETRQNRIEKTVMAVVENRSPLDRVSSEPL is encoded by the coding sequence ATGCCTAAGTTTGAAGATCAATTAGACAAAATTGAAGCGATCGACAGAGCCGCTTGGCGAAATTGGCTCGAACAAAATTACGAAATTATTAACGGGATTTGGCTGATCTACTACAAAGTGAAAAGCGGAAAGCCGAGTGTTCAATATAGTGAAGCGGTGAAAGAAGCGCTCTGTTTTGGATGGATTGACAGCAAAGTAAAATCGTTGGATGACGATCGCTATATGCAGATTTTTACGCCCCGAAAACCGAAGAGTGTTTGGTCAAAGCTCAATAAGCAATACATTGAAGAATTGATTGCTGAAGGGTTAATGACCGAAGCGGGGATCAGAAAAATTGAGACGGCAAAACTCGACGGATCTTGGACTTCTCTGGATGCGATCGAGGCTTTGGTCATGCCGCCGGATTTGATTAGAGCCTTGGAAAAGAACGCGATCGCACAACAAAATTTCGAGATGTTTAGCAATTCGACGAAGAAAGTAATTCTCTATTGGATCGAGAGCGCGAAACGATCTGAAACTCGACAGAACCGAATTGAAAAAACGGTAATGGCTGTAGTCGAGAATAGATCGCCGCTCGATCGAGTATCTTCAGAGCCGCTGTAA
- a CDS encoding glycosyl transferase family 2 (similar to AA sequence:cyanobase_aa:LBDG_18480): MSFLPSVSVIVPIYNGESDLPALLDCLNAQTYPNFECVLVDNNSNDRTAELLQAAASDRIRVFNQSQIQSSYAARNLGIQNAIGEILAFTDADCRPEPNWLTDLIQPFLDRAVGLVAGEIKALPGNSLLEQYADRQETLSQKHTLNHPFCPYGQTANLAIRLEAFKQVGLFRPYLTTGGDADICWRILRETAWELRFAETAIVRHRHRTTLPELQSQWRRYGRSNRYLHELHGIDLMREPNSSEYRYRLMRWMVKELPIASLKLLTGKANFVDLIQTPIGLFCLQARAEGQREAKLSNEARTIEPLPIPTAQS, encoded by the coding sequence ATGAGTTTTTTACCATCCGTTTCGGTGATTGTGCCAATCTACAACGGTGAATCAGATTTACCCGCGCTGCTCGACTGCTTGAATGCCCAGACTTATCCGAACTTTGAATGTGTTCTGGTCGATAACAATAGCAACGATCGCACTGCTGAATTATTACAAGCCGCAGCATCCGATCGAATTCGAGTCTTCAACCAATCCCAAATTCAAAGTTCCTACGCCGCTCGAAATCTAGGCATTCAAAACGCGATCGGGGAAATTCTTGCTTTCACCGATGCGGATTGTCGCCCCGAACCGAACTGGCTCACTGATCTGATTCAACCGTTTCTCGATCGAGCAGTCGGCTTAGTCGCAGGAGAAATCAAAGCGCTTCCCGGAAATAGCTTGCTCGAACAATATGCCGATCGACAAGAAACCCTTTCTCAAAAACACACGCTAAATCATCCATTTTGCCCCTACGGTCAAACCGCAAATCTTGCCATTCGCCTAGAAGCCTTCAAACAAGTTGGCTTATTCCGTCCTTATCTCACCACAGGCGGCGATGCGGATATTTGCTGGAGAATCTTACGCGAAACCGCTTGGGAACTACGATTTGCTGAAACTGCGATCGTGCGTCACCGTCATCGAACCACGCTCCCCGAACTCCAGAGCCAATGGCGCAGATACGGACGTTCAAACCGCTATTTGCATGAACTCCACGGAATCGATTTAATGCGCGAACCGAATTCCTCTGAATACCGCTACCGACTGATGCGCTGGATGGTTAAAGAATTACCGATCGCGTCTCTCAAACTACTGACAGGAAAAGCGAATTTCGTTGATTTAATCCAAACCCCGATCGGGCTTTTCTGTCTCCAAGCGCGGGCAGAAGGACAACGAGAGGCAAAACTTTCAAATGAAGCGCGAACGATCGAGCCTCTACCAATTCCTACGGCTCAATCCTAA
- a CDS encoding general substrate transporter (similar to AA sequence:cyanobase_aa:LBDG_05150), whose translation MSTFAKLSAQTKQNLGVLFTAGLLFWASLASLLPTLPLYVKSIGAPDHQLGIVMGSFAIGLLLFRPQAGKMADQQGRKIVLLIGMSAATIAPVCHLLTQSIPILMIVRAFHGISIAAFTTAYSSLVVDIAPPENRGELIGYMSLVNPIGMALGPAMGGYLQELTTDAPVFVMSSLLGMISMTCAMFVKAPPVQHQPQDRASERVFWRLLVSDRIRIPTITMLLVGIAFGAIATFVPLHIKESNVGLNSGLFYTAAAVTSFMTRFVSGKASDRYGRGRFISIGLLSYAISLIVLSGANSANWFLLAGALEGLGGGTFLPITIALVADRCQPYERGRIFGLFVGGFDLGIALAGPIFGLVSTAIGYRGLYAMASIVAFSALVVFMTLSSKSVAHSFRFALGYGKDPYAIPKDELLVAR comes from the coding sequence TTGAGTACTTTTGCCAAGTTAAGCGCTCAGACGAAACAAAATCTGGGCGTTCTTTTTACTGCGGGCTTGTTATTTTGGGCGAGTTTGGCAAGTTTACTGCCGACTTTGCCACTGTATGTGAAGTCGATCGGCGCACCCGATCATCAGCTTGGAATTGTGATGGGATCTTTTGCGATCGGGCTTTTGCTGTTTCGTCCTCAAGCGGGCAAGATGGCAGATCAGCAAGGTCGTAAGATTGTTCTGCTGATTGGTATGTCAGCGGCAACGATCGCTCCCGTATGTCATTTGTTGACGCAATCCATTCCGATTTTGATGATTGTTCGAGCCTTTCACGGCATTAGTATTGCTGCATTCACGACGGCATATAGTTCGCTTGTGGTCGATATTGCCCCGCCTGAGAACCGTGGAGAACTGATCGGGTACATGAGCTTGGTCAATCCGATCGGAATGGCATTAGGTCCAGCGATGGGCGGTTATTTGCAAGAGCTAACCACTGACGCGCCTGTGTTCGTGATGAGTTCATTGCTTGGCATGATCAGTATGACTTGCGCCATGTTTGTGAAAGCTCCCCCAGTGCAGCATCAACCTCAAGATCGCGCTTCTGAAAGAGTCTTTTGGCGATTGTTAGTAAGCGATCGTATTCGCATTCCCACGATCACAATGTTGCTGGTTGGAATTGCTTTTGGTGCGATCGCGACTTTTGTTCCGCTACATATCAAAGAATCGAATGTCGGATTGAACTCAGGATTGTTCTATACCGCAGCAGCAGTCACGAGTTTTATGACTCGATTTGTTTCAGGCAAAGCCAGCGATCGCTATGGACGAGGAAGATTTATCTCGATCGGATTACTCAGTTATGCAATTTCGCTGATTGTGTTGTCAGGGGCGAATTCTGCAAATTGGTTTTTACTAGCGGGAGCGCTGGAAGGTTTGGGAGGTGGAACTTTTCTACCGATTACGATCGCGCTGGTTGCCGATCGATGTCAGCCTTATGAACGGGGACGAATTTTTGGATTGTTTGTCGGTGGATTTGATTTGGGAATTGCGTTAGCAGGTCCGATTTTCGGGCTTGTCTCGACTGCGATCGGGTATCGAGGACTTTATGCGATGGCATCGATCGTGGCGTTCTCGGCTCTGGTCGTGTTTATGACGCTTTCGAGTAAAAGTGTGGCTCACTCGTTCAGGTTTGCATTGGGATATGGAAAAGATCCTTATGCGATTCCGAAAGATGAGTTGCTCGTTGCTCGTTAA
- a CDS encoding P450 cytochrome (similar to AA sequence:cyanobase_aa:LBDG_18490) — protein sequence MPKTIVGVMGVGEQATPQEIQTAYELGQRIAQAGWIVLSGGRNVGVMDAVSRGAKSVGGMTIGILPHVDSEVSEAIDIPIITDMGNARNNINVLSSHAIVACGIGAGTVSEIALAIKAKKHVILLTENREAQEFLRSLNPELVSLAGNVEIALNQLKVILTTQE from the coding sequence ATGCCCAAAACGATCGTGGGAGTCATGGGAGTGGGAGAACAGGCGACTCCACAAGAGATTCAGACCGCTTATGAGTTGGGACAGCGGATCGCTCAAGCGGGATGGATTGTTTTGAGCGGTGGGCGGAATGTAGGCGTAATGGATGCGGTGAGTCGTGGCGCGAAAAGCGTTGGGGGAATGACGATCGGGATTCTGCCGCACGTCGATTCGGAAGTTTCAGAAGCGATCGACATTCCAATCATTACGGATATGGGAAATGCTCGAAACAATATCAACGTCTTATCGAGTCATGCGATCGTGGCTTGCGGAATTGGAGCAGGAACTGTTTCAGAAATTGCCTTAGCGATTAAAGCGAAGAAGCATGTGATTTTGTTGACTGAGAATCGGGAAGCACAAGAGTTTCTTCGATCGCTCAATCCTGAGTTAGTCAGTCTTGCGGGAAATGTGGAGATAGCACTGAACCAACTCAAAGTAATTCTTACGACACAGGAATAG